One segment of Shewanella piezotolerans WP3 DNA contains the following:
- a CDS encoding acylneuraminate cytidylyltransferase family protein, which translates to MSNKRVVALLPMKANSTRVKGKNFRDFCGKPLFKWILDSLLAVEEIDQIVINTDARDILAENGLIGTDRILIRDRKAEICGDEVSMNLVLADDVANIEADIYLMTHTTNPLLSSKTIKQALDQYSAALENDKADSLFTVNKIQTRFYSSKCEAINHDPDNLIPTQDLEPWYEENSNLYLFNRESFKSTNARIGSRPTMMVSPALECSDIDTPDDWDRAVVMTHYMKDKGLVKV; encoded by the coding sequence ATGTCAAATAAAAGAGTTGTAGCACTGCTGCCTATGAAGGCAAATAGTACCCGTGTTAAAGGAAAGAATTTCAGAGACTTTTGTGGTAAACCACTTTTTAAATGGATTTTAGATAGTCTTTTAGCTGTCGAGGAAATCGATCAGATAGTCATTAATACCGATGCTCGTGACATATTAGCTGAGAATGGACTTATAGGTACTGATAGAATACTTATACGTGATAGAAAGGCTGAAATATGTGGTGATGAAGTCTCGATGAATCTAGTTTTAGCTGATGACGTTGCAAACATTGAAGCTGATATTTATTTAATGACACATACTACCAATCCATTATTGTCATCAAAAACAATTAAACAAGCACTGGACCAGTATTCAGCAGCCCTTGAAAATGATAAAGCAGATTCTTTATTTACCGTAAATAAAATTCAAACCAGATTTTATAGCAGTAAATGTGAAGCGATTAATCATGACCCTGATAATCTAATACCTACTCAAGATTTAGAGCCGTGGTATGAAGAAAACTCTAACCTTTATTTGTTCAATAGAGAAAGCTTCAAAAGTACTAATGCAAGAATTGGTAGTCGTCCAACTATGATGGTTTCACCAGCTTTGGAATGTTCAGACATTGACACCCCAGATGATTGGGACAGAGCTGTAGTAATGACCCATTATATGAAAGACAAAGGTTTGGTTAAAGTTTAA
- a CDS encoding exopolysaccharide biosynthesis polyprenyl glycosylphosphotransferase: protein MNSKLSDRPDSITYQSVKQIEKRFKSKSDALKQNTIYVYCPENREVEIAKIVENYPFIIIFNDYSILDFSCKVICHFESSYLNTKQKEFLVKATEMGAWAEPLVSYLDSRLGYTEVKLLHSGYFLHQKAFSILSTKRTQLAKRVLDLFTSFLLCIIAIPVGIITALAIKLESPGPVFYKQRRTGLYNDQIEVIKFRSMRSDAEKSGAQWASKNDARVTKVGNFIRKTRIDELPQIINILKGEMSIIGPRPEREVFIEELEKDIPYYRFRHAVKPGITGLAQVSYPYGASVEDAIWKHKYDIFYIKHHSTLLDVKILLKTIKVVLFGMGR from the coding sequence ATGAATTCGAAACTTAGCGATAGACCTGATTCGATAACCTATCAATCAGTAAAGCAGATTGAAAAACGTTTCAAGTCTAAATCAGATGCTCTAAAACAAAATACAATATACGTTTACTGTCCTGAAAATAGAGAAGTTGAAATAGCGAAGATCGTAGAAAACTATCCATTTATAATAATTTTTAATGACTACTCGATTTTGGACTTTTCTTGCAAGGTGATTTGCCATTTCGAAAGTTCATATTTAAATACAAAACAGAAAGAATTTTTAGTTAAAGCGACTGAGATGGGGGCGTGGGCTGAACCTTTAGTTAGCTATTTAGATTCACGTCTTGGATATACGGAAGTAAAACTCCTTCATAGTGGTTATTTTCTTCATCAGAAAGCTTTCTCAATTTTGTCGACAAAACGTACTCAGCTAGCGAAAAGAGTTTTGGATTTATTCACTAGTTTTCTACTTTGTATAATTGCTATTCCTGTTGGTATCATCACAGCGTTAGCAATAAAGCTTGAAAGTCCTGGCCCAGTTTTTTACAAACAACGACGAACGGGGCTATACAATGACCAAATCGAAGTTATAAAGTTTCGTTCTATGCGGAGCGATGCGGAAAAATCAGGCGCTCAATGGGCAAGTAAAAATGATGCCAGAGTGACGAAGGTCGGTAATTTTATCCGTAAGACTCGTATTGATGAACTCCCTCAAATTATTAATATTCTCAAAGGAGAAATGTCTATAATAGGGCCGAGGCCTGAGCGGGAAGTTTTTATTGAAGAACTTGAAAAAGATATCCCTTACTACCGGTTTAGGCATGCTGTAAAGCCCGGAATTACTGGCCTTGCTCAAGTTAGCTATCCTTATGGAGCTTCTGTTGAAGATGCAATATGGAAGCACAAGTACGATATATTTTATATAAAACATCATAGTACATTGTTAGACGTAAAGATTTTACTAAAAACAATTAAAGTTGTTCTATTTGGAATGGGGCGTTAA
- a CDS encoding glycosyltransferase: MTSKPLVSIIIRTLNEQRHLEELLSAIKDQDRTLYDIETVIIDSGSTDRTLEIAESYGCRVTYIKKEDFTFGRSLNEGCEFSDGAYLVLISGHCIPCDKYWITNLVRPLEKDCSYTYGRQLGRDTTKFSERLLFGKYFPSESNVPQIGFFCNNANAAIRRDIWETNRFNEELTGCEDMYLAKHLVEVGKKIGYVADAGVYHIHDESWAKVKIRYEREAIALQQIMPQVHVTCWDMIKYISVGVVKDLKAAFHQGCLKDEFKSIIHFRIAQYHGAYAGNHIHRKLSHQMKMKYFYPRVTNMDVSSSYDDKFKR, from the coding sequence GTGACCAGTAAACCACTTGTTAGTATAATTATTAGAACGTTAAATGAGCAGCGGCATTTAGAAGAGTTACTTTCGGCTATAAAAGATCAAGATAGAACTCTCTATGATATTGAGACCGTAATAATTGACTCTGGTTCAACTGATAGAACTTTAGAGATCGCAGAAAGCTATGGTTGCCGAGTAACATATATTAAGAAGGAAGATTTTACATTCGGCCGCTCATTAAATGAAGGGTGTGAGTTTTCCGATGGTGCTTATCTTGTATTGATTAGTGGGCATTGTATACCGTGTGACAAATATTGGATAACAAATTTAGTTCGCCCCCTAGAAAAGGACTGTAGCTATACTTATGGAAGACAGTTGGGTAGAGATACGACTAAATTTAGTGAGCGATTACTTTTTGGAAAATATTTTCCAAGTGAATCTAACGTGCCGCAGATTGGTTTCTTCTGTAATAATGCCAATGCTGCCATACGCAGGGATATATGGGAAACCAATCGCTTCAATGAAGAGTTAACTGGTTGCGAAGATATGTATCTAGCGAAGCACCTAGTTGAGGTAGGTAAAAAAATTGGATACGTAGCGGACGCTGGAGTATACCATATTCATGATGAGTCGTGGGCTAAAGTAAAAATTCGATATGAACGAGAAGCAATTGCACTTCAACAGATAATGCCACAAGTGCATGTAACTTGTTGGGATATGATTAAGTACATAAGTGTAGGGGTTGTTAAAGACCTAAAAGCGGCATTTCATCAAGGATGTTTAAAAGACGAGTTCAAGTCGATAATTCATTTTAGAATAGCTCAGTACCACGGAGCCTACGCAGGTAACCATATTCATCGTAAATTGTCTCATCAAATGAAAATGAAGTATTTTTACCCACGTGTTACTAATATGGATGTATCCTCCAGTTATGATGATAAATTTAAAAGGTAA
- a CDS encoding SMP-30/gluconolactonase/LRE family protein, producing the protein MINKVFAPTSCILGEGIYFDESSRHIYWVDIINSIIYRKNVDLLNDSYDFFSIGSMPSAVLSVEDEIITFVDRFGIGHFDLNTHVTELLYDTPYTESSGFRANDAVKLQDGSMLYGTMYFKPGDKSGNLYRLESGKVNEIEDLSFSIPNTFIELEENILISDSLEQRVYSLNKDFKNKIVKTLWKDFSDENYTPDGGCVDRNGNIYISMWDGFCVRVFDKDAKLKYKIELPVPRPTNCILVDERWLYVTSAREGMSEESLNLYPSSGNVFVVDLGAVSDQ; encoded by the coding sequence TTGATAAACAAGGTATTTGCTCCAACTTCCTGTATTTTAGGTGAAGGTATTTACTTTGATGAAAGTAGCCGCCACATCTATTGGGTTGATATTATTAACTCTATAATATATAGGAAAAATGTTGATCTCTTAAATGACTCATATGATTTTTTTTCAATAGGTTCGATGCCAAGCGCAGTTCTGTCTGTGGAAGACGAAATCATAACGTTTGTGGATCGTTTTGGAATTGGTCATTTTGATTTAAATACTCACGTAACTGAACTTCTCTACGACACACCTTATACAGAATCTAGTGGATTTAGAGCTAATGATGCCGTTAAATTACAAGATGGTTCTATGCTCTACGGTACGATGTACTTTAAACCAGGTGATAAAAGTGGAAACCTGTATAGGTTAGAATCGGGTAAAGTTAACGAAATTGAAGACCTGTCATTTAGTATTCCGAATACTTTTATTGAGCTTGAGGAAAATATTTTAATATCAGATTCGCTAGAGCAGCGGGTGTACTCGTTAAACAAAGATTTTAAAAATAAAATAGTAAAGACATTATGGAAAGATTTTTCCGATGAAAATTATACTCCTGATGGTGGGTGCGTCGATAGAAATGGTAATATTTATATTTCTATGTGGGACGGGTTTTGTGTCAGAGTATTCGACAAAGATGCAAAGCTAAAATATAAAATAGAGTTGCCGGTTCCACGACCAACTAATTGCATATTGGTTGATGAACGCTGGTTATATGTTACTAGTGCAAGAGAAGGTATGTCGGAGGAATCTCTTAATTTATATCCCTCGTCAGGTAATGTTTTTGTTGTAGATTTAGGAGCTGTAAGTGACCAGTAA